The following proteins are encoded in a genomic region of Leptospiraceae bacterium:
- a CDS encoding histidine phosphatase family protein: MTRIISNELNRYMDSLKTIYLLRHAKSDWAAEFRIDHERPISERGRKNAKAVRSFLKDRSLRVDIAYVSDAKRAVETLEIVNKNNDLFKNVEVTPLLYEANIGVFYNLITNTDDSHNSILFLGHNPELEELANQLILRQNAYKDFSFFQKFSTSALIGLSFPISSWKHISTFPGKLILFWTPVKQ; encoded by the coding sequence TTGACCCGAATCATTTCAAATGAACTCAATCGTTATATGGATTCTCTAAAAACAATTTATCTTCTGAGACATGCAAAATCAGACTGGGCTGCTGAATTCCGAATCGATCATGAAAGACCTATTTCAGAAAGGGGACGCAAGAATGCAAAGGCAGTGCGCTCTTTTTTAAAGGATAGAAGTCTCCGTGTAGATATTGCCTATGTCTCTGATGCAAAGCGTGCCGTGGAAACTTTAGAGATTGTAAATAAAAACAATGACTTGTTTAAGAATGTAGAAGTAACCCCACTTTTATATGAAGCAAATATTGGAGTTTTTTATAATCTCATTACAAATACAGACGACTCGCATAATTCAATTTTATTTTTAGGGCATAATCCAGAACTAGAGGAATTAGCAAACCAATTGATTCTAAGACAGAATGCATACAAAGACTTTTCTTTTTTTCAAAAATTTAGCACGTCTGCCTTGATTGGTTTATCTTTTCCGATTTCCTCCTGGAAGCATATATCTACGTTTCCAGGCAAATTGATATTATTCTGGACTCCGGTAAAACAATGA
- the hpt gene encoding hypoxanthine phosphoribosyltransferase, with translation MSAYYKKEEIVLLCILKGGFMFAADLMREIKSTSVIDFLEASSYGDGKESSGAVLIKRDVGLDIKGKKVLIVEDIIDSGFSLNYLIAYLKKKKPNSIEVCSLLVKHKKHKSKTNIRFVGFDIEDEFVVGYGMDYRGKFRNLDYIGIYEEIV, from the coding sequence ATTTCTGCTTACTATAAGAAGGAAGAAATAGTTCTTCTGTGTATATTGAAAGGTGGATTCATGTTTGCCGCTGATCTGATGCGCGAAATAAAATCCACTTCTGTAATTGATTTTCTAGAAGCATCTTCTTATGGAGATGGAAAAGAATCTTCCGGTGCAGTATTGATTAAACGCGATGTAGGTCTTGATATCAAAGGCAAAAAAGTTTTAATCGTGGAAGATATTATAGACAGCGGATTTAGTTTAAATTATTTAATTGCATATTTAAAAAAGAAAAAACCAAATTCGATTGAAGTTTGTTCTCTTCTAGTAAAACACAAAAAGCATAAATCGAAAACGAATATACGATTTGTTGGATTTGATATTGAAGATGAATTTGTAGTAGGATATGGAATGGACTACCGCGGCAAGTTTAGAAATTTAGATTATATTGGAATATATGAGGAAATAGTGTAA